The following are encoded in a window of Schistocerca cancellata isolate TAMUIC-IGC-003103 unplaced genomic scaffold, iqSchCanc2.1 HiC_scaffold_1150, whole genome shotgun sequence genomic DNA:
- the LOC126159954 gene encoding uncharacterized protein LOC126159954 encodes MACEDSTACVDSMASEDSTACKDSTAWEDSTACEGGTACKDSTACEDSTPFEDSTACEDSTACVDSTVSEDSNGLRGQHGLEDSSSREDSSSGEDSSTSEEAQLEGELNLRGHLNLRGQLNLRGKLTW; translated from the exons atggcttgcgaagacagcacagctTGCGTGGACAGTATGGCatccgaggacagcacagcttgcaaggacagcacggcgtgggaggacagcacggcttgtgagGGCGGCacggcttgcaaggacagcacagcttgcgaggacagcacacctttcgaggacagcacggcttgcgaggacagcacagcttgcgtggACAGTACGGTGTCCGAGGACAgcaacggcttgcgaggacagcacggctt agaggacagctcatctagagaggacagctcatctggagaggacagctcaacttcagAGGAAGCTCAACTTGAAGgagagctcaacttgagaggacatctcaacttgagaggacagctcaacttgagaggaaagcTCACCTGGTAG
- the LOC126159956 gene encoding thermal hysteresis protein YL-1-like, with protein sequence MDSTASEDRTTCEDSSSWEDSTACEDSTACEDSTACEDSTPCEDSTPCEDSTACEDSTPCEDSTACEDSTACKDSTACKDSTACGDSTACEDITSCEDSTALRGQRSLHGQHSLRGQHSLRGSTACGDSTACGDSTPNGDSTDCEDSST encoded by the coding sequence atgGACAGTACGGCATCCGAGGACCGTacaacttgcgaggacagctcgTCTtgggaggacagcacggcttgcgaggacagcacggcttgcgaggacagcacagcttgtgaggacagcacaccttgcgaggacagcacaccttgcgaagacagcacagcttgcgaggacagcacaccttgcgaggacagcacagcttgcgaggacagcaccgcttgcaaggacagcacggcctgcaaggacagcacggcttgcggggacagcacggcttgcgaggacatcacatcttgcgaggacagcacagctttgcGGGGACAGCGCAGCTTGcacggacagcacagcttgcggggacagcacagcttgcggggcagcacagcttgcggggacagcacagcttgtgggGACAGCACACCTAATggggacagcacagattgcgaggacagctcaacttga
- the LOC126159957 gene encoding apical junction molecule-like: MACEDSTACADCTACEDSTPFEDSTACEDSTACMDSMASEDSNSLRAQLERTSQLERTAQLEGTAQLEVTTQLQRTAQVERTAQLERTAQLERTSQLERTAQVERTAELERTAELVRTAQLKRAAQVERTAQLERTAQLERTAQLESTAQIARTAQLARTAQLARTAHLARTAQLARTAQLERTAQLERKAPLRGHLNQRGQLNLRGQSNWRGQLNLRGQLNLRAQHKLRGRHSFTACKDSTVCRDSTACGEAQLAGTAQLAGTAQLAGTAQIAGTAQIVGTAQLERTAQPERTAQPERTAQLERTAQLDRTAQLETTAQLERTAQLERTAQPERTAQLERTAQLERTAQLERRAQLERTAQFERTAQLERTAQLERAAQLERAGQLENAAQIERAAQLERTAQLERKAHLRGYLNLRGQLNLRGQSNLRGQLNLRGQLNLKRTTQLERTAQLAWTAKLVRTAKLARTAKLARTARLARTAQLARTA; this comes from the exons atggcttgcgaggacagcacggcttgcgcggactgcacagcttgcgaggacagcacacctttcgaggacagcacggcttgcgaggacagcacagcttgcatgGACAGTATGGCGTCCGAGGACAGCaacagctt gagagctcaacttgagaggacatctcaacttgagaggacagctcaacttgaggggacagctcaacttgaggtgACAACTCAACTTCAGAGGACAGCTCaagttgagaggacagctcaactagagaggacagctcaactagagaggacatcacaacttgagaggacagctcaagttGAGAGGACAGctgaacttgagaggacagctgaaCTTGTGAGGACAGCTCAACTTAAGAGGGCAGCTCaagttgagaggacagctcaacttgagaggacagctcaacttgagaggacagctcaacttgagagcacAGCACaaattgcgaggacagcacagcttgcgaggacagcacagcttgcgaggacagcacaccttgcgaggacagcacagcttgcgaggacagctcagcttgagaggacagctcaacttgagaggaaagcTCCCCTGAGAGGACACCTCAACcaaagaggacagctcaacttgagaggacagtccaactggagaggacagctcaacttgagaggacagctcaacttgagagcacAGCACAAATTGCGAGGACGGCACAGCTT cacagcttgcaaggacagcacagtttgcagggacagcacagcttgcggggaagcacagcttgcggggacagcacagcttgcggggacagcacagcttgcggggacagcacagattgcggggacagcacagattgtggggacagctcaacttgagaggacagctcaacctgagaggacagctcaacctgagaggacagctcaactagagaggacagctcaacttgacaggacagctcaacttgagacgacagctcaacttgagaggacagctcaacttgagaggacagctcaacctgagaggacagctcaactagagaggacagctcaacttgagaggacagctcaacttgagaggagagctcaacttgagaggacagctcaatttgagaggacagctcaacttgagaggacagctcaacttgagagggcagctcaacttgagagggcaggtCAACTTGAGAATGCAGCTCAAattgagagggcagctcaacttgagaggacagctcaacttgagaggaaagcTCACCTGAGAGGGTACctcaacctaagaggacagctcaacttgagaggacagtccaacttaagaggacagctcaacttgagaggacagctcaacttgaagaggacaacacaacttgagAGGACTGCACAACTTGCGTGGACAgcaaagcttgtgaggacagcaaagcttgcaaggacagcaaagcttgcgaggacagcacggcttgcgaggacagctcagcttgcgaggacagcatag